A stretch of DNA from Equus caballus isolate H_3958 breed thoroughbred chromosome 13, TB-T2T, whole genome shotgun sequence:
GAGGTGAAGGCAGCCTGTGGATTGTTTTAAGAATCAAGGCTCTCAGGTTATCGGTACCGGTCAGGAAGGCCCTTTTGCTGTCCGTATTTTAAGGGATTCACAGATGTATCTGGGAGACATTCTCATACACCAAGGAAAGCTAGAATTGGGGAGGAGCTAGTCCAATTCCTGGCAGGAAGGTGGGGATatgaggagagaatggagtgcgGGTGTGTGCAGGGAGAGGCGACAAGAGAGACAGCCGCGAAATAACACAGTTCCAATCTTTGGCCCTCCCCAAAGAGTTCATTTTCAAGCTGTATTTCCCCATTTTGACTGATTTGAAAACAACCTTTATGGGTTTTGTCCCAATATTACTCAAGATTCTTCTTCAAACTGATACACTTTCGTCTAATATGCCCTTTAGCCTCATTCTAAAGCATTGATGTTGAAATCATGTGTTTGTGCTTTTACTTTTTCTGACGTgcattaaaataaacacatggtTATCAAAATATGTTAATCCCTGTCCCCGTAAAGTCGTCTTGAGGCCCCCTTGTAGCGTAGTACACGCCCCATGCTTTGAAAAGCTGGTCCCACACAGCCCTCCAAAGAACAGGGGTTCAAAGTTGCTAAGCTACTTAGTGTGATGGAAGCAACCCCAGAGATGCCAGGGCCCTGTGGGCTTCCGCGTTGGGTGACAAGTGCTAGCTTTTATGCAGGCTCCCAGGGAAATGCCTCAGTTCCTCTCAGTACTCCTCAACAGCCAGGGTCAGCCAGAGAAGACAGCTTCAACCTGCCACCTGGAAATCAGCCTAATGAGAATTTCCTGGCTTGAGATTGCCCCACCCTAATGAAAACCCTGTAACAGGACCCCGAGTCTCGCCTCGGATGTTAGGGCAATTCTCGGTATAATCGGCTCAGGTGGTATCAAATAAGAGCCAGGAAAATAGAGGCTGAGACAGGGGAGAGGGAGTCCAAGGGAGACGGGGTCAGAGCAGGCGAGCCTCTGATAGCTTGTTTCTTCTTAGAAGAAAGCTTGAAAATGGGTCTGTTTGTGCTCAACTAGCATGTCAAGTCTCCTTAGCTTTATAGACACTGTAGTCTCACACTTTCCCCCCCTATTTTGTATGATTTGTTTTTACTTAAGTCTCTGTTATGGCAATCTAACATCCAGTAGCAGAAAACACATAAGCGAGAGTGATTTTATGCTGGCTAAAATCTCTTCATATTTATTTCAGGCTCAGATAATTTGCTGAGAAAATCCTAGCCTGACAATGACATTTattggtgacttttttttttggaccTGTTTTCTCTGCTCTCTCATGCATAACATGAGCGTGGCTCGCTGAGTGCTTGATAGGACCAGAAATCTTTCTAAAAGCCCTGGGTCTCCAGATTGCTCTCATCCTGCCACCTTGCTGAGAACAAAACACAGCCACACATCAGCAGATGATGAGAAACGCGTCTTTATTGGGTGAATTTTAAAGGTATTGTCTGCTGAGGGCTGTACAGATGTCATCAGGACATACCCACCACCAAAAGGTCATCAATGACGGTTCTTATCACCTCACAAAAACAACGAGCCAACTGCAGAAGCATTGCAggggaaattaataaataaattagggGGAGAGAATGGGGTTTCCCATTCCTGGGGTTTGGGAGGCCTTCCAGCTGATTCTCTCTATCTCCATAGTCTGGGGTCTTTAAGAATGCACCATTTCCTGGAATTCTAGAACAGAAGAGGTGAGAACAGAGTCATTGGAGATGGCTCAGTTCTTTACAGACATGCTATGGCCCATGAGAGTTCTGAAGGGGAAAGGAAATTGAGCAAATTGTCAGATGATGGGCATGGCCCTATCAAAgggcacaaagaaagaaaaatgcatcaCTGACTGTGGGTCCAGATAGTCTACTGTGTTTCATCTTACTGCATAATCTGATTTAACGAACATCTTTAGTTTTGCAATAGAGCCCTTGTATTAGAACTTGTCAGCCCATTTTCCTCTGATGATGAGTGAATTTGGTGTGATGGCCCATCACGACCTGTGATCATTCAATTTTTGGTAAATTTCAGACAGAAAGGGGAGGTTTCCTGCTATTCTGTACCTACATTTTGCGTATTTAGGAAAGTTTTAATAAGGTGGGACTTTGAACTAACTTTCTCTGTTGAACCCTAATCCTACCCCCAAAAGTTTGTGTTaccaaaataaagataataatattattaatagtaATACGTGGATGCTACAGATTGGAATTGAAAACTAGGAATTCACTTTAATTTATTTAAGCTTTGCCTGTTTGGAAGTCTTTCATGGTTAAGTTTAAATAAACCCATCTCCCCATACCTAAACTATTTTTCTGAGCTATTTGTAGAAGCTACATTAACTCCAATGTAGTAAATTATAGTGATATCATTTCgaataggttttaaaaataaggatctAAAGtagcagtttttaatttcaaattggtACCACCATAAGGGTCACACATAAGTCCTTCTGAGTTGGCGTGCACCAAGTAGCTAAAAAGCATGTAGGCAAATGATAAAATCAGATGAAAATAATCCTACAGCCATGCAATTCAGCTAACGTTTGCATATAGGGCTCGGTACACAGAAGACTCCATAAATGGTGGTTGACTTATTTGTTGTCTAATACTGTCCATTTGATGGGCTAATGTCCAATGGAACATATTTGTTTAAACCCTTGGAAGTTAAGGGGTTTTCCTACTCAAGTCAATAGATGCTGGTATGAGATGCGTTTGAGAATTTCAATCTTTCCCTTAGTCAGAAGGGCTCAAATCCCAGGGGTGGAAATTCCTTACGTTATTTTCAAGGTGCATTAGGGTGACTTGTAGATAATTGGCCAGGCAACTATCTAGTTCCTAGTCAGGTGAAGGATATTTTCTGGTTCATATACAGTGACCAGTGAGACCAGCTTCTATGGTATATCCCCAGGCATCACGCCCGAGTCTTTACACATGTCATTTGCATCCTCACTTTAGTCCTATTTTGCAGGTAAGAAGATTAAGGCTCAGCCAGGTTAAGCAAGAGGGATTTTGACCCATACCTGTCTGATCTCAGGGCCCAACCCCCCAGATgctccctgagctaacgtcttttATGCTATGTACAAGCGTGGACATACCATCAGCCCCAATTTTTCCGTCGCCATCATTATCTGCAGCCGCCATCAAGGACTTGGTTTCTGACTCAGTCAGTTCTCTAGCACCACTCTCAAACTTCTGGAGGAAAAACCTACAGGATGATAAAGATTGACGGGAATTTTCTGAAAGACCGCACATCTCTGGGCTcaacctttctttttctcttgaagcAAGACATCTGTTCCCAGAAATTGCCATAATCATTCAAGGTCTTAGCAAGCAAAGGTTTCCTTCATTATACAAACTAATGGTGGGCATTTTGTTTTCAGAggtttttttcagaattttgttgATAACTCCAATTGCCAAAGAAAAACCATAGAACTAATGAGTTTTTGCATATACAGTTTTTGGAGCCCATATTTAGGGCTTCACGTGGGTAGATGTGTGGCCGACTGACTTGTACTCTTCCCTTTCATGAGGCTCTCCCGAATGCCCAGCATCAAGGCTGGCCACTGAAGAGATACTGAGCAAATTGGCCTCCACTGCACCCCGGCCCCACTAACGATGTTGGGAGTGCCAGACAGGCTCAGGACGAAGCTTACTTAAGCTCCTCTTCATCCAGGTATCCGCTCTGGTCGTTGTCTATGAACCGAAAAACGTCCTTCACCTGACTAGCCGACATCTTGGAGAGGCCCGATGTCTGGAAGAATTTTTGGGGTTCAAAAGTATCTGGGTCTGAAGAACAGAGAATGCGTTATTCTGATGCTCATTGGATCACATTCTGTATTTGGGCCAAGGTGCTGAGACACAggttattaaaaatacttttcataataTCATTGAGCTACAGGGATGCTctattcaaaaattttttcaaaagacaaagaaggatgtgaCTGGTCTGAGATTTTGAGGCAGCCAAGACTGGCTGGCTCTGTGATATCgtctcctgggcccctcctcggcCTTCCCTCTCCACTTGACTGTCCATCTctacttctctttcctcctctcctctgtgcctccccctgcccctcttACAGGCTGTGTATCTAAGACTCCAGCATCCCTGGTCTAATTATGGGGGGAAATGCAATCATTGGATTCAAACAGGCTACATGGCATCCACTGatgtcttttttcacttttagtaagtttcctttgccttacagaaatGTAATCACATGCTCAGATCTCATATTCCtgtaattttagttttttagttAACAACAGTTTTGTTCTCTGATCCCAGGAATTTTCAGCAAcgttcacattttaatttttgtggctTTGCTGGAGGTGTGAATATATGAGCGATCCCCACCCCTACCTCCTTTGCCCTTTACCTTGGCACTCCTGCAAGGCTGCTGCAATGTCATCAGCACTGAGGACGTCTGTGATGCTCATTTTCCACCTGTTCGCACAGAATAAACGAGACGTGGTATAGGGCAAGCAGGAACATGCGCATCTGGGGGACCACGCCCTCCCGGGCCTCCTGAAACTGTGTGTTAgtcaagcatttttaaaatgtgataagcGCCATATCGTATTAAGTGATGGGACAGAATATCCGAATAAAAACCAAATACTGCAAAGATCCCCGCCCCCTTTATCTCAATGTCTTCTCCTGAATATGCTCcaaacatgaaattaaaaaaatataacctAAAGAACAATTTGACTCTGTTTTCccattaaaaatttacatttacatCATGGATCACTTACATAGTCATCTGCAAACCATTCAGAAGTAAACCATGTTACAAATGCAATAGCATTTTCCTAGCCAGCCAGAGAAATACAATGTTGCAACTTCCACCTGGCAAAGGATTGAGCTTGGGCTCCTTACAGACCTTCAGTGGAAGAGATGCTACCTGTCCTGAAGGATGGGAATCGGAGACGTGAAAACCCACCTACCAAAGATCAAAATCCTTCCAGGTGTCAACTCCAAGGGAAAAGAGAAATCTGAGCACGGAATGCACAAGGCTAATATGGATGCATGTAGGAAAGAAGAGTCAGGGGTCTGGGAGGTCCACCGGCTACTCACCGTTTTAGATTTTCCCCCAAGAAGAATCTGGAAAAAGAGTTGAAGGAACAAAATACAGATGTGGTTCTGCTGCCTTACTAACCTACCTTATATAGGATTGAAAAAGTGATAGTAAGAACCTCTTAGATTTCCTTTTCGAGGATCAAGTGGACATAGCTCGAATGTCTTGTCTTACTAattaaacctctttttttttttttttctatctgtatCTCAAGGGAATGTGGGTGGGAacagccaatttttaaaaacaaacctcAAACAAACTTTAACTAAGGTTTCAATTCTGCAAACGAACCCTGCAGGAGAAGCATGGGGAAGACATTAGAAGATCTTGTGAGACAAGACAGTGGCTGAAATGAAGTGAACACATAGAGGGGTGCCCTGCAAACTCAAAAGGCctccccaggggccggcccggtggcgcagcggttaagtttgcacgttctgctttggcggcctggggttcgttggttcggatcccgggtgcggacatggcaccgcttggcaagccatgctgtggcaggcatcccacatataaagtagaggaagatgggcacggatgttagctcagggccagtcttcctcagcaaaaagaggaggattggcagcagatgttagctcagggctaatctccctcaaaaaggaaaaaaaaagggctcCCCAGATAGTAGTGGCTGCCGTCTGAGgcacatctgttgccagcctcCGAAACTGTGCTTGTGTGAGGCTGCCCTCAGTACAGCGTGGACAGACTCAAAGTCAGTGTCAGATGGTCACACAGTCCTTGTCCAGCCAAGGGGATGGCACTGGTTAGACAAAGTCTTGACTTTGATATTTCCCTGCCAGCTCCTAAATTGCATGTGCCAAAAAGGctggaaggaggaaaataacGAATCACTCCCAATGCTACAGCTAAAATTTGCATAAAAAATATGAGACCAGGACTTGCGACTTTGcaggttttttgtctttttttttttttttttttagctttcagcaaacatttattgagtctctATATGGCCAGCACTGTGCtagactcttttttcttttaaaattgtggtaaaaaaaccacatagcagaaaatttaccatcttaatcatttttaagtgtacgtcCACTATAGCAGCGTTACCTATATGCACACGGTCTACAATAGATAGCTAGATCTGTTGCATCTTGCAAAGCTGAACTCTGCACTCGGGGAACAGGAACTGCCCGAacctcctcccctcagcccctggcaaacaccgttctattttctgtctccaggAGTTAAAGTACTTGAGAGGCCTCTTCTAAGTAGAATCTTGCAGCCTTTGTCCTTCTGTGAGCGGCTTATTTCGCTTGGCATGATCTCCTCAAGGTTCGTCTGTGTGGTAGggtgtgtcagaattttcttctttttcaagactgcaTTCAAGTCTCTGAAAAGTCAAGAGCAGATCCCGTGTTGCATTCAGAAATATTCAGAGGCTTAGAAGGAGACAGTCCAGGAGCTCTAGAGAGGGGTCTCAGAGCACTGGCTTGTTCTTAGAATAAAGACAAAAGTCCTTGTCGTGACCTTGAAGGCCCagcatgatctggcccctgcagACTGCTCCAGCCTCGTCTCACCGTCCTCCCATCCTTCCTCCAGCCGTGGCCCCTTTGCACTGTTTTCTTTGCCTGGAAcgctcttctccttcctctcgtCCTAGGTATCTCCTATGCAGCCTTTACATCTCTGCTCAAGcatcacttcttccaggaagccttccttgactcccAGACTAGGTCAGACCCCCCCACTGCACAGGCGGTTGAACCTCTGTGCTTCTCCCTTATAGAAAAATCACAGCAGCACTGTGCCACTTCCTGTGACTGCTTAAATAGTGTCCCTCTGCCCCCCGGACAGTAAGACCCATGATGGCAGGTTCACGGTCTGTGATTGCTCAATTCTGTATCCCCCGTGTGGACGTAAATGAAGACAAACCAAATGAGATGAGGCAAAGGCTGTTTATTCAGAGCCTCCTATGGCGAGGGCATCGCCCACCGCCGCTTGTGTTGGCAGTGACTCAAAGGCAGCCAGAAGAGCAGGAAAGCTCTAGAGTTTAAGAAGGGCTGGCTTCAGCTGTGCCCTGATGGGAGGCTGTCggcctggggaagctggaggcaggtTAACCAGAAGGGGGCATTCCCTGTGATTGCTTGGGGGAGCATATTTGCTGTCTTCTTGGTTGGTCCAAAGTTGGAAGCGGGGCCAAACattagggaagctgtcagttataATCGAGTCCTGGCCATTTGGGGCCGAGTGTTATCAGAGTTGTTGTTTGGCATCCCTGATTACTTCTAGAGATAGTGGTCTGACTTCCTACAAGCCTGACTTAGAGATGGCGGCCTGGCTTCCTGGGCCGGTTGCTGCAAAGAGTGGGTCAGAGTTCTGTTTTTACATATGGGCCACTTTTAGATTTAGTCTCACTAGCACCTTCCTTGTCACATTGTAACTATTCAGTAAATACACTCGTGGAATGAATGACCTTGAGCGGATCTCTTACCCTGAGCCTCAATGTGCCCCTtttaaagtggagataataaacAACCTACTCTATAGGGCTATTGACAAGTAATCCGTGTGAAATGAATGAGTAATCAATGGTGGCCATCACTGTTGCTGTTATCTGCCGTACAGCCTTTTCGAAAACAAAGATATTCCAGGCAAAACTTATCTAAGGTGCTAGAAGAGGATGGTACTTACCCTTGAGGGCAGGGTAGcgactgggggtggggaggtccTGGGGTGTTGAtaattctatttcttgatctgggtgctggttacatgggtgtgCTCACTTTATGAAAATTTCCTGGGCACTTTTCTGCATGTGAGTTTTACTGAAAAAATGGTTGCTATCCCCAAAGGTTGAgcagagaaggatggagggagggtcCGGCCCTGTGATTT
This window harbors:
- the OCM gene encoding oncomodulin, producing MSITDVLSADDIAAALQECQDPDTFEPQKFFQTSGLSKMSASQVKDVFRFIDNDQSGYLDEEELKFFLQKFESGARELTESETKSLMAAADNDGDGKIGADEFQEMVHS